The Fragaria vesca subsp. vesca linkage group LG2, FraVesHawaii_1.0, whole genome shotgun sequence genome includes a window with the following:
- the LOC101302234 gene encoding uncharacterized mitochondrial protein AtMg00310-like, whose protein sequence is MCARFWWGGTADDRKIHWMSWERLCRPKEEGGMGFRDLYAHNLALLAKQGWWLVKNPDSLLGRLYKARYFPHTDFWSAPNPSMPSACWRGIFEARDLLVNGTRWQIGDGCSVRAWEDPWLPRPRDFRPLSQRGSSNMLVSDFISVDRMWNVDLVGEHFEQADVDLILTIPLSQRAGPDKLV, encoded by the coding sequence ATGTGTGCTAGGTTTTGGTGGGGTGGAACAGCGGATGATAGAAAGATTCATTGGATGTCGTGGGAGAGGCTATGTCGTCCGAAGGAGGAGGGAGGTATGGGTTTTCGTGATCTGTATGCTCATAATCTTGCGTTGCTTGCTAAACAGGGGTGGTGGTTGGTTAAAAATCCAGACTCTCTTCTGGGAAGGTTGTATAAGGCCAGGTACTTTCCTCATACTGATTTTTGGTCTGCTCCTAACCCTTCCATGCCATCTGCTTGTTGGCGTGGTATTTTTGAGGCCCGGGATTTGTTGGTTAATGGGACTCGTTGGCAAATTGGTGACGGGTGTTCGGTGCGGGCTTGGGAGGATCCTTGGCTCCCTAGACCTCGGGACTTTCGGCCTCTAAGTCAGAGGGGCAGTAGTAATATGCTGGTTAGTGATTTTATTTCTGTTGATAGAATGTGGAATGTTGATTTGGTTGGGGAACATTTTGAGCAGGCGGATGTTGATCTGATTCTGACAATTCCTTTGAGTCAGCGTGCTGGCCCGGATAAACTAGTGTGA